In Gopherus evgoodei ecotype Sinaloan lineage unplaced genomic scaffold, rGopEvg1_v1.p scaffold_31_arrow_ctg1, whole genome shotgun sequence, a single window of DNA contains:
- the LOC115640497 gene encoding free fatty acid receptor 1-like, which produces MDLVDTLALAVYSVTILLGLPANILALYIFYRRACARLTPNLIYMINLCLSDLAFVLILPLKILEVVPPGWSPTSFLCPLYSLAHFGTLYASTCFLTAVSAGRYLGAAFPIRYQLYKKPLYSGLVCVAIWTVVAFHGILLLILETSLGANTTLFMGNGSACYQEFSPEQLALLAPVRLELSVALFFLPLAIMVFCYASCIHVLIKSRLHEQKKRRAVRLAVATLSVFVFCFGPYNLSHVVGYARGEDVWWRRVALLPSACNAFLDPLIFYFLSSAKDQGLAWVWHSMGQRCSCFWQKMTMAHKEAGKGQPEKGAASLGSTGPEVGSSK; this is translated from the coding sequence ATGGATCTGGTGGACACCCTGGCACTGGCTGTCTATTCCGTCACCATCCTGCTGGGCCTGCCCGCCAACATCTTGGCGCTGTACATCTTCTACCGCCGCGCCTGTGCCCGCCTCACCCCCAACCTCATCTACATGATCAACCTCTGCCTCTCGGACCTGGCCTTCGTCCTCATCCTGCCGCTCAAGATCCTGGAGGTTGTTCCGCCGGGCTGGTCCCCAACAAGCTTCCTATGCCCCCTCTACAGCCTGGCCCACTTCGGCACGCTCTACGCCAGCACTTGCTTCCTGACGGCGGTCAGTGCCGGGCGCTACCTGGGCGCTGCCTTCCCCATCCGCTACCAGCTCTACAAGAAGCCCCTTTACTCCGGCCTGGTCTGTGTGGCCATCTGGACCGTGGTGGCCTTTCACGGCATCCTGCTGCTCATCCTGGAGACTTCGCTGGGCGCCAACACCACCCTCTTTATGGGCAACGGCAGCGCATGCTACCAGGAGTTCAGTCCAgagcagctggccctgctggCTCCTGTCCGCTTGGAGCTCTCCGTGGCTCTATTTTTCCTGCCCTTGGCGATCATGGTCTTCTGCTACGCTAGCTGCATCCATGTCCTCATCAAGTCCCGTCTCCACGAGCAGAAGAAGCGCCGGGCGGTGCGGCTGGCTGTGGCCACGCTCTCTGTCTTCGTGTTCTGCTTCGGGCCCTATAACCTGTCCCACGTGGTGGGCTATGCCCGCGGCGAAGACGTCTGGTGGCGCAGGGTGGCACTGCTGCCCAGTGCCTGCAACGCCTTCCTGGACCCGCTCATCTTCTACTTCCTCTCCTCGGCCAAGGACCAGGGCCTGGCCTGGGTGTGGCACTCAATGGGGCAGCGTTGCAGCTGCTTCTGGCAGAAGATGACCATGGCTCACAAGGAGGCAGGCAAGGGGCAGCCGGAAAAGGGGGCTGCATCGCTGGGAAGTACAGgccctgaggtggggagctccaAGTGA
- the LOC115640411 gene encoding LOW QUALITY PROTEIN: free fatty acid receptor 3-like (The sequence of the model RefSeq protein was modified relative to this genomic sequence to represent the inferred CDS: inserted 2 bases in 2 codons), whose amino-acid sequence MPSISSPRLSRAVYTVTFITGLPLNLLAFCVFMVKARRRLLPADVLLLNLTVSDLVLLAFLPIRIAEASWEMKWKMPDFLCPFSGLLFFSSIYLTTLSLTGFSVDHYLSVAFPLRYKARRRPPYAMVAVALFWVTAFFHCSVIYVVQYQARGNDTAGNLXRCYATFTDHQLAVLLPVRLQMFWVLFCLPLGITTFCYTRFIIIILSLPLVXPRRKRRAIGLVAATFLLFLVCFTPFNISHVVGYVENKSPEWRVYVLLLSTFNASLDPIIFYFSSSSFQKICLECLQAAWEKLQLGRLCPGVWMEATETVATEDSQMVQ is encoded by the exons ATGCCTTCCATCAGCAGCCCCCGGCTCTCCCGGGCTGTCTACACAGTGACTTTCATAACAGGCCTGCCCCTTAACCTGCTGGCCTTCTGCGTCTTCATGGTGAAGGCCCGCCGGCGCCTGCTGCCAGCCGACGTCCTGCTCCTCAACCTGACGGTGTCCGACCTGGTGCTGCTGGCCTTCCTGCCCATCCGCATTGCCGAGGCCTCCTGGGAGATGAAGTGGAAGATGCCAGAtttcctctgccccttctccggcctcctcttcttcagcagcatCTACCTTACCACCCTCTCGCTCACTGGTTTTAGCGTTGACCACTACCTCAGCGTGGCCTTCCCCCTCCGCTACAAGGCGAGGCGCCGGCCGCCCTATGCCATGGTGGCCGTGGCCTTGTTCTGGGTGACTGCTTTCTTCCACTGCAGCGTGATCTACGTAGTCCAGTACCAAGCCAGGGGCAATGACACAGCGGGCAACC ACCGCTGCTACGCCACCTTCACTGACCACCAGCTGGCAGTCCTGCTGCCCGTCCGCCTGCAGATGTTCTGGGTCCTCTTCTGCCTTCCACTGGGCATCACCACCTTCTGCTACACCAGATTCATCATCATCATACTCTCCCTGCCACTGG AGCCCAGGAGGAAGCGCCGGGCCATCGGGCTGGTGGCAGCTACATTTCTCCTCTTCCTGGTCTGCTTCACCCCCTTCAACATCTCCCACGTGGTGGGCTACGTGGAGAATAAAAGCCCAGAGTGGAGAGTCTACGTACTGCTCCTCAGCACTTTCAACGCCAGCTTAGACCCCATCATCTTCTACTTCTCCTCCTCGTCTTTCCAGAAGATCTGCCTGGAATGTCTGCAGGCTGCCTGGGAGAAGCTCCAGCTTGGCCGGCTCTGCCCTGGGGTCTGGATGGAGGCCACGGAGACCGTGGCCACGGAGGATTCACAGATGGTGCAGTGA